From Candidatus Omnitrophota bacterium, the proteins below share one genomic window:
- the aroC gene encoding chorismate synthase: MAGNSFGQLFRITTFGESHGPAIGVVIDGVPPGIDLTPEDIQKELDRRRPGQSKITTQRKESDRAEILSGIFEGKSTGTPLAILIRNEDQRSQDYANIKDVFRPGHADYTYQIKYGIRDYRGGGRSSGRETACRVAAGAVAKKILHYHHIQVLAYTLAVADVYAQKIDYSVIEKNLVRAPDMDAAERMIQKIEEARKDCDSLGGVIETVVKGCPAGLGDPVFDKLNARLAHAMLSIGTIRGIEFGTGFAATKMRGSAHNDAFCKTDRQIHTKTNHAGGILGGISNGEDILFRVAVKPPSSIAKNQDTVDISGEDVSVQVKGRHDPCICPRVVPVVEAMTAVTLADALLIQKSIRS, from the coding sequence ATGGCCGGGAATTCTTTTGGACAACTATTCCGCATCACGACCTTCGGCGAAAGCCATGGGCCGGCCATCGGTGTTGTGATCGATGGTGTCCCTCCAGGAATCGACTTGACGCCCGAGGACATTCAAAAAGAACTCGACCGCCGCAGGCCCGGGCAAAGCAAGATCACGACCCAACGCAAAGAAAGCGACCGGGCCGAAATCCTTTCCGGAATCTTCGAGGGGAAGTCCACGGGGACACCCCTCGCCATCCTGATCCGCAACGAAGACCAAAGGTCCCAGGACTACGCGAACATCAAAGACGTTTTCCGCCCCGGACACGCCGACTACACCTATCAGATCAAATACGGCATCCGGGACTACCGCGGGGGCGGACGGTCCTCAGGCCGGGAAACCGCATGCCGCGTGGCCGCCGGAGCCGTTGCCAAAAAAATCCTTCACTACCACCACATCCAGGTCCTCGCGTACACACTGGCCGTGGCGGACGTCTACGCACAAAAGATCGACTATTCCGTCATTGAAAAAAATCTTGTGCGCGCTCCGGACATGGACGCGGCCGAGAGAATGATCCAAAAAATCGAAGAAGCCCGCAAGGACTGCGATTCGCTCGGAGGCGTCATCGAAACCGTGGTCAAAGGCTGCCCGGCCGGGCTCGGCGATCCCGTCTTTGACAAACTCAATGCGCGACTGGCCCACGCGATGCTGTCCATCGGCACGATCCGCGGGATCGAATTCGGGACCGGATTCGCCGCCACCAAGATGCGCGGCTCGGCTCACAATGATGCCTTCTGCAAAACGGACAGGCAAATCCATACTAAAACGAACCATGCCGGCGGAATTCTCGGTGGCATTTCCAACGGCGAAGACATTCTCTTCCGTGTCGCTGTCAAGCCCCCGTCCTCCATCGCCAAGAATCAAGACACGGTGGACATCTCCGGGGAGGACGTTTCCGTCCAGGTCAAGGGCCGGCATGACCCGTGTATCTGTCCGCGCGTCGTGCCTGTTGTGGAGGCCATGACCGCCGTCACCCTTGCCGACGCCTTGTTGATCCAAAAAAGC
- the ilvD gene encoding dihydroxy-acid dehydratase has product MTPPQKTENLERKHSSIVTDGYDRAPARSMLRAVGFKDDDFKKSQIGIASTWSMVTPCNMHINILAEKAAEGVDAAGGKAVIFNTITVSDGISMGSEGMKYSLVSREVIADSIETVMGCEGFDGLVAVGGCDKNMPGSLIAMARLNRPSVFVYGGTILPGCYQNRDVDIVSVFESVGAFANKKISEEELKGVESCAIPGPGSCGGMYTANTMASAIEALGMSLPNSSAQAAISPEKEGDCVNAGQAVLNLLKQGIRPRDIMTKKAFENAITVVMAIGGSTNAVLHLLAMAHATKVKLTIDDFTRIGKKAPVLANLKPSGRYVMADLVKIGGLTPLMKTLLDAGLLHGDCLTVTGKTVRDNLADVKPYPDGQQVVRPLSDPIKKDAHIVILYGNLAPAGAVAKISGKEGSRFTGTAKVFESEEQALKKILDGTVKKGDIVVIRYEGPQGGPGMREMLSPTSAIMGKGLGKDVALITDGRFSGGSHGFVVGHVTPEAYVGGPLAIVKNGDTITIDAAKRRMDLQLTAKEIKARLKKWKAPKPRYTRGVLSKYMKDVSSASLGAVTDLE; this is encoded by the coding sequence ATGACACCCCCACAGAAAACTGAAAACCTCGAACGCAAACATTCTTCCATCGTGACCGACGGTTACGATCGCGCGCCCGCGCGGTCCATGCTTCGCGCCGTCGGGTTCAAGGACGACGATTTCAAAAAATCCCAGATCGGCATCGCTTCGACCTGGAGCATGGTGACCCCCTGCAACATGCACATCAACATCCTGGCGGAAAAGGCGGCCGAGGGGGTGGACGCGGCCGGCGGCAAAGCGGTCATCTTCAACACGATCACCGTTTCCGACGGGATCTCAATGGGCTCAGAGGGAATGAAATATTCCCTGGTGTCCCGGGAGGTCATCGCGGACTCCATCGAGACCGTGATGGGGTGCGAAGGGTTTGACGGATTGGTGGCGGTCGGCGGCTGCGACAAAAATATGCCGGGGTCTTTGATCGCCATGGCGCGGCTGAACCGCCCGTCGGTCTTTGTTTACGGAGGGACGATCCTCCCCGGGTGTTACCAAAACAGGGACGTGGATATCGTTTCCGTCTTTGAATCGGTCGGCGCATTTGCCAACAAAAAAATTTCAGAAGAGGAGCTCAAAGGGGTTGAGTCCTGCGCGATTCCCGGCCCCGGTTCCTGCGGAGGGATGTACACCGCCAACACCATGGCCTCGGCCATCGAAGCGCTGGGCATGAGCCTTCCCAACAGTTCGGCACAGGCCGCGATCTCGCCGGAAAAGGAAGGCGACTGCGTCAACGCCGGCCAGGCCGTGCTCAATCTTCTAAAACAGGGCATCCGCCCGCGGGACATCATGACCAAAAAGGCGTTTGAAAACGCCATCACGGTCGTCATGGCCATCGGCGGGTCCACGAACGCCGTGTTGCACCTTCTGGCCATGGCCCACGCAACCAAGGTCAAGCTGACCATTGACGATTTCACCCGGATCGGCAAAAAGGCCCCCGTGCTTGCGAATTTGAAGCCCAGCGGCCGCTACGTGATGGCCGACCTGGTCAAAATCGGCGGGCTCACGCCGCTCATGAAGACGCTCCTCGATGCCGGCTTGCTGCACGGCGACTGCCTGACCGTGACCGGAAAAACCGTCCGTGATAATCTTGCCGATGTGAAACCGTACCCGGACGGGCAACAGGTCGTGCGGCCGTTGTCCGACCCCATCAAAAAAGACGCCCACATCGTGATCCTGTACGGCAATCTGGCCCCCGCAGGGGCGGTGGCCAAGATCAGCGGTAAAGAGGGAAGCCGGTTTACCGGCACCGCAAAAGTTTTTGAATCCGAAGAACAGGCCTTGAAAAAAATACTGGATGGCACGGTGAAAAAAGGCGACATCGTGGTGATCCGCTATGAGGGCCCTCAGGGCGGCCCCGGGATGAGGGAAATGCTGTCCCCGACGTCCGCCATCATGGGGAAGGGGCTCGGCAAGGACGTGGCCCTGATCACCGACGGCCGCTTCTCAGGAGGCAGCCACGGGTTTGTGGTGGGGCATGTCACGCCGGAGGCCTACGTGGGAGGCCCGCTGGCCATCGTCAAGAACGGCGACACCATCACCATCGACGCGGCGAAACGCCGCATGGATTTGCAGTTGACGGCAAAAGAAATCAAGGCACGCCTGAAGAAATGGAAGGCGCCGAAACCGCGCTACACCCGCGGGGTTTTGAGCAAATACATGAAGGACGTCTCTTCCGCGTCCCTGGGTGCCGTCACAGACCTGGAATAA
- the leuD gene encoding 3-isopropylmalate dehydratase small subunit gives MQPFQQHTGLAAPLNRVNVDTDAIVPKQFLRKIERTGFGKHLFHEWRYLDYAGTQENPDFVLNQQRYRNATVLVTWDNFGCGSSREHAPWALSDYGFRVIIAPSFAEIFYNNCVKNGLLLVVLKSDEVEEIFRWVEAHPGAQITADLKKQTVSCGEKNYPFSILPFAKECLLKGLDQIGWTLQFNDKITQFEQNTKTQKPWMA, from the coding sequence ATGCAACCGTTTCAACAACACACCGGATTGGCCGCTCCCCTGAACAGGGTCAACGTGGACACCGATGCCATCGTTCCTAAACAATTTTTGCGCAAGATCGAGCGCACCGGGTTCGGCAAGCACCTGTTCCACGAATGGCGATACCTGGATTATGCGGGAACCCAAGAAAACCCGGACTTCGTGCTTAACCAGCAGCGCTACCGCAATGCCACGGTCCTGGTCACCTGGGACAACTTCGGCTGCGGGTCAAGCCGGGAGCACGCGCCGTGGGCCCTGTCCGATTACGGGTTCCGCGTCATCATCGCGCCCAGCTTCGCCGAAATTTTTTACAATAACTGCGTCAAGAATGGGCTCCTGCTCGTTGTCCTGAAGTCCGATGAAGTCGAAGAGATATTCCGCTGGGTCGAAGCTCATCCCGGCGCTCAGATCACGGCGGACCTGAAAAAACAAACCGTTAGCTGCGGCGAAAAGAACTATCCGTTCAGCATCCTCCCATTTGCCAAGGAATGCCTGCTCAAAGGGCTGGACCAGATCGGATGGACCCTGCAGTTCAATGACAAGATCACCCAATTTGAACAAAACACGAAAACTCAAAAACCCTGGATGGCATAA
- the leuC gene encoding 3-isopropylmalate dehydratase large subunit, with the protein MSKTMYEKIWNDHLVRESQGDTAILYVDCHLIHEVTSPQAFEGLRMTSRKVRSPQKTFATMDHNVSTRTKNWSLVEETSRIQMDTLSRNCKEFGVTLYDFSHQDQGIVHVIGPELGITQPGMVIVCGDSHTATHGAFGSLAFGIGTSEVEHVLATQTLQQNKSKTILIQVDGRLGKHITSKDIILSIIGKIGTAGATGYVMEYAGSAIRALSMEARMTICNMSIEAGGRAGMIAPDETTFAYLKGRDFAPKGENWKKAVEYWKTLPSDAGAKFDKVVELQAEDIKPQVTWGTSPGQVTSVDGVVPDPESFNDPVDRTAARNALAYMDLKPGTKMKDIPLDKVFIGSCTNGRIEDLRAAAKIAKGRKVAQGIAAIVVPGSGRVRRQAEKEGLDKIFTDAGFEWRFAGCSMCLGMNDDQLKKGERCASSSNRNFEGRQGPGGRTHLMSPEMATAAAISGRIVDIREFLK; encoded by the coding sequence ATGTCAAAAACTATGTACGAAAAAATCTGGAACGACCACCTGGTCCGCGAGAGCCAGGGGGACACGGCCATCCTTTATGTGGACTGCCACCTGATTCATGAGGTGACGTCACCCCAGGCCTTTGAGGGGTTGCGGATGACAAGCCGCAAGGTCCGGTCTCCCCAGAAGACCTTTGCGACCATGGATCACAACGTTTCAACCCGCACAAAAAACTGGTCTCTTGTGGAAGAGACGTCCCGCATCCAGATGGACACATTATCCAGAAACTGCAAAGAATTCGGCGTGACCCTTTATGACTTTTCCCACCAGGACCAGGGGATCGTGCACGTGATCGGACCGGAGCTGGGGATCACCCAGCCCGGGATGGTCATCGTCTGCGGGGATTCCCACACCGCCACCCACGGCGCGTTCGGTTCTCTGGCATTCGGCATCGGGACATCCGAGGTGGAGCACGTCCTGGCCACCCAAACCCTGCAACAGAACAAATCCAAGACCATTCTGATCCAGGTTGACGGGCGGTTGGGCAAGCACATCACGTCAAAAGATATCATCCTGTCCATCATCGGAAAAATCGGCACCGCCGGCGCCACCGGATACGTGATGGAATATGCCGGCAGCGCGATCCGGGCCCTGTCCATGGAAGCGCGCATGACGATCTGCAATATGAGCATCGAAGCCGGAGGCCGGGCCGGGATGATCGCTCCGGACGAAACGACCTTTGCCTATTTGAAGGGACGGGATTTCGCGCCCAAAGGCGAAAACTGGAAGAAGGCGGTGGAGTACTGGAAAACCCTGCCCAGCGACGCGGGAGCGAAATTCGACAAGGTGGTGGAACTCCAGGCCGAAGATATCAAACCCCAGGTCACCTGGGGAACAAGCCCGGGGCAAGTCACCTCCGTTGACGGCGTTGTCCCGGACCCTGAATCTTTCAACGATCCGGTTGACCGCACCGCGGCCAGAAACGCCTTGGCGTACATGGATCTGAAACCGGGGACAAAGATGAAGGACATCCCTCTGGATAAAGTTTTCATCGGGTCCTGCACCAACGGCCGCATCGAAGACCTGCGCGCCGCGGCGAAAATCGCCAAGGGCCGCAAGGTCGCCCAGGGCATCGCCGCCATCGTTGTTCCAGGGTCAGGCCGAGTGCGCCGCCAGGCGGAAAAAGAGGGGCTGGACAAAATTTTTACAGACGCCGGATTTGAATGGCGTTTCGCCGGGTGTTCCATGTGCCTGGGGATGAATGACGACCAATTGAAAAAGGGTGAACGCTGCGCTTCGTCCAGCAACCGCAATTTCGAAGGCCGTCAAGGCCCCGGCGGCCGGACCCATCTGATGAGCCCGGAAATGGCCACAGCCGCCGCGATCTCCGGCCGGATCGTGGATATCCGGGAATTTCTAAAATAG
- the acnA gene encoding aconitate hydratase AcnA, which yields MALTPGTPETKHTLRTSTGRASIFLLRKVTELGLPDPQKLPYSIKVLLECALRNFDNYQITMNNIKLLAGWSARNLPREEIAFKPGRVILQDFTGVPCLVDLAAMRSAMKRLGGDYTKINPLVPCDLVIDHSVQVDASGSKDAFKINVAKEFGRNIERYQFLKWGQNAFKNFRVVPPATGIVHQVNLEYLSQGLLAKEAGKEMVVYPDSLVGTDSHTTMINGLGVVGWGVGGIEAEAVMLGEPIYMLVPEVIGFKLTGRLNEGVTATDLVLTVTQILRKKGVVGKFVEFFGDGLKHLSLPDRATIANMAPEYGATIGLFPVDDVTLAYMRMTGRKKTDVDLLERYTKEQGMFYGRDSKDPEFTDTLALDLGNVEPSLAGPKRPQDRVSLKDMKNNFKISLTAPVAERGFGLEPAALAQTAMVENGQKATLSHGAVVIAAITSCTNTSNPSVLIGAGLLAQKAVARGLKVPGYVKTSFAPGSQVVEEYLKKAGLMPSLEKLGFHIVGYGCTTCIGNSGPLSEHITKAIEKNSLVAASVLSGNRNFEGRINPMTRANYLASPPLVVAYALAGRVDIDLTQEPLGKDKQGKDVFLKDIWPTQKEIDKTAAKSVTAAAFRRRYKNVTAGNKNWNAVKAAKSDLYSWDADSTYIQEPPYFLDFKNRPGAIREIRDARVLVMLGDSITTDHISPAGAIAFKSPAAQYLMEAGVPPVDFNSYGARRGNDRVMTRGTFANIRLRNLLAPGTEGPWTVYLPLDEKMTIYEAAELYRNDNIPLIVLAGKEYGSGSSRDWAAKGVALLGVKAVLAESYERIHRSNLVGMGVLPLEFKPGENRESLGLQGHETFEISGLDNSLKPRSEIIVTAVSPDGQRKELRTICRIDTPVEVDYYRNGGILPFVLRKLAKTS from the coding sequence ATGGCGCTGACCCCAGGGACCCCTGAAACCAAGCATACCCTCCGCACATCCACCGGCCGTGCGTCAATTTTTCTTTTGCGCAAAGTCACCGAACTCGGCCTGCCAGATCCCCAGAAACTTCCGTACTCCATCAAGGTGCTCCTGGAATGCGCCTTGCGCAATTTTGACAATTACCAGATCACCATGAACAATATCAAGCTCCTTGCCGGGTGGTCCGCCCGCAATCTGCCCCGGGAAGAGATCGCCTTCAAACCCGGCCGCGTGATCCTGCAGGATTTTACCGGAGTGCCGTGCCTTGTGGACCTGGCCGCCATGCGCTCCGCCATGAAACGTCTCGGAGGAGATTACACCAAAATCAACCCTCTTGTCCCGTGCGATCTGGTCATTGACCACTCCGTGCAAGTGGACGCGTCCGGCTCCAAAGACGCGTTCAAAATCAACGTGGCCAAAGAATTCGGGCGGAATATAGAGCGCTACCAGTTCCTGAAATGGGGACAGAACGCCTTTAAAAATTTCCGGGTCGTCCCCCCGGCCACCGGCATCGTGCACCAGGTCAACCTGGAATACCTGTCCCAGGGCCTCCTTGCAAAAGAAGCCGGAAAAGAAATGGTCGTTTACCCGGACAGCCTCGTCGGCACCGACAGCCATACCACCATGATCAACGGCCTGGGCGTGGTCGGGTGGGGCGTGGGAGGCATCGAGGCCGAAGCGGTCATGCTGGGCGAGCCCATCTATATGCTGGTGCCCGAGGTGATCGGATTCAAGCTCACCGGCCGGCTGAACGAAGGGGTCACGGCCACGGACCTCGTGCTCACCGTCACGCAGATCCTCCGTAAAAAAGGCGTCGTTGGGAAATTCGTTGAATTCTTCGGAGACGGCCTGAAACATCTGAGCCTGCCGGACCGGGCCACCATCGCCAACATGGCGCCGGAGTATGGCGCCACCATCGGGCTTTTCCCGGTGGATGATGTGACCTTGGCCTATATGCGGATGACCGGCCGCAAAAAAACGGACGTCGACCTGCTGGAAAGGTACACCAAAGAGCAGGGGATGTTCTACGGCCGGGACAGCAAGGACCCGGAATTCACCGATACCCTGGCCCTGGACCTGGGCAATGTTGAGCCGAGCCTGGCCGGGCCCAAGCGTCCGCAGGACCGGGTTTCGCTCAAAGACATGAAAAACAATTTCAAAATCTCCCTGACCGCGCCCGTGGCGGAGCGCGGCTTCGGCCTCGAACCTGCGGCACTCGCGCAGACAGCGATGGTGGAAAACGGGCAAAAAGCCACCCTGTCCCACGGCGCCGTGGTCATCGCCGCGATCACAAGCTGCACGAACACCTCAAATCCGTCGGTGCTGATCGGCGCCGGTCTCCTGGCGCAAAAAGCCGTGGCCAGAGGGCTCAAGGTCCCGGGGTACGTCAAGACCAGCTTCGCCCCCGGATCCCAGGTGGTTGAAGAATACCTAAAAAAGGCCGGCCTCATGCCGTCTCTGGAAAAATTGGGATTTCATATCGTCGGATACGGCTGCACCACCTGCATCGGCAACAGCGGCCCGCTGTCGGAACACATCACAAAAGCCATCGAAAAAAACAGCCTTGTGGCCGCCAGCGTCCTGAGCGGCAACCGCAATTTTGAAGGCCGCATCAACCCCATGACACGGGCCAATTACCTCGCCAGCCCGCCCCTGGTGGTGGCCTACGCGCTGGCCGGGAGGGTGGACATCGACCTGACCCAGGAGCCGCTCGGCAAAGATAAACAGGGCAAAGACGTTTTTCTCAAGGACATTTGGCCCACCCAGAAAGAGATCGACAAGACCGCCGCAAAATCCGTCACCGCCGCCGCGTTCCGCCGGCGTTACAAAAACGTGACTGCCGGCAACAAAAACTGGAACGCCGTTAAGGCCGCGAAATCCGACCTTTACTCCTGGGATGCCGACAGCACCTACATCCAGGAGCCGCCGTATTTTCTGGATTTCAAAAACCGTCCGGGCGCCATCCGGGAGATCCGCGACGCCAGGGTCCTGGTCATGCTGGGGGACTCGATCACCACCGACCACATCTCGCCGGCCGGAGCGATTGCCTTCAAGAGCCCTGCGGCCCAATATCTCATGGAAGCAGGGGTCCCGCCGGTGGACTTCAACAGTTACGGCGCCCGCCGCGGCAACGACCGCGTCATGACACGGGGAACGTTCGCCAATATCCGTCTGCGCAATCTTCTGGCCCCCGGGACGGAAGGCCCCTGGACCGTCTATCTCCCTCTCGACGAAAAAATGACCATCTATGAGGCCGCGGAGCTTTACAGAAACGACAACATCCCGTTAATCGTGCTGGCCGGGAAGGAATACGGCAGCGGCTCCAGCCGCGACTGGGCCGCCAAAGGGGTGGCCCTGCTCGGCGTCAAAGCCGTGCTGGCCGAAAGTTATGAACGCATCCATCGCAGCAACCTGGTGGGGATGGGCGTGCTTCCGCTGGAATTCAAGCCCGGCGAAAACCGCGAAAGCCTCGGCCTTCAGGGCCATGAAACGTTTGAAATTTCAGGTCTGGACAACAGCCTGAAACCCCGCAGTGAGATCATCGTCACCGCCGTCTCTCCGGATGGGCAGCGCAAAGAACTCCGCACGATCTGCCGGATCGACACGCCGGTGGAAGTGGATTACTACCGCAACGGCGGCATCCTGCCATTCGTCCTCCGCAAACTCGCCAAAACCTCCTGA
- a CDS encoding radical SAM protein produces the protein MRVAILNPSFGENFVRVARWAAKSRGRVQRHPDYLLTAAQVLIDAGHDVIYVEAAARNFTPEQSYEIVEAFRPDLLVIHATTPSIYNDIDQAKVIKERTGCKVAFVGQHVTAEPDNTLDLGRNGVDYILRSEYDYTLRDLAAGMEPANILGMTWWDGQKNIHNPNRPAINAQELPFPAWQLIEPEWYPDGGKKFPFLTLITGRGCNNACTFCRDPQLMYGYNLRNRTATQVVDEMEHDLKLHPQIREIMFETDTFAADRKHVTDVCNEIIARGINQKITWSCNMRVNTELELLPLMRKAGCRMLMTGFEFGYDDGLRAVRKGGVNVNMAREYAFRAHDLGFTIHGCFMIGAPGETRDTARQTIDFAKSLPLDTVQITGVAAYPGTSIYKWAKEKKFILANDWKEWLTAEKEQRTLLNYPQLSSNEIDQFIDTGLKEFYLRPKQMWQMLISIRSIGDLLRKLHGFKAFVDYFFKKFTGILRRAETPRLPEAAPHSTCGSCGCH, from the coding sequence ATGAGAGTTGCGATCCTAAATCCGTCTTTCGGGGAAAACTTTGTGCGCGTGGCGCGCTGGGCTGCCAAGTCCCGCGGCCGCGTTCAAAGGCATCCGGACTACCTCCTCACCGCCGCCCAGGTCCTGATCGACGCCGGCCATGATGTGATTTATGTCGAAGCCGCGGCCCGCAATTTTACCCCGGAACAATCCTATGAAATTGTCGAGGCGTTCCGTCCCGATCTTCTGGTGATTCACGCCACCACCCCATCGATTTACAATGACATTGACCAGGCCAAGGTGATCAAGGAGCGCACGGGTTGCAAGGTCGCTTTTGTCGGCCAGCACGTCACGGCCGAACCGGACAACACCCTGGACCTTGGCCGCAACGGCGTGGATTACATCCTCCGCAGTGAGTACGATTATACCCTCCGGGATTTGGCCGCCGGCATGGAGCCGGCCAATATTCTCGGAATGACCTGGTGGGACGGACAAAAAAATATTCACAACCCCAACCGTCCGGCCATCAATGCCCAGGAGCTTCCCTTCCCGGCCTGGCAGCTTATCGAGCCGGAGTGGTATCCGGACGGAGGGAAAAAATTCCCCTTTCTGACATTGATCACGGGCCGGGGCTGTAACAACGCCTGCACGTTTTGCCGGGACCCCCAGTTGATGTACGGGTATAATCTCCGGAACCGGACCGCCACGCAGGTCGTGGATGAGATGGAGCATGATTTGAAACTGCATCCGCAAATCCGCGAGATCATGTTCGAGACCGACACCTTTGCCGCGGACCGGAAGCATGTGACCGATGTTTGCAACGAAATCATCGCGCGGGGGATCAACCAGAAGATCACCTGGTCATGCAATATGCGCGTCAATACGGAACTGGAGCTCCTTCCCCTCATGCGCAAGGCCGGGTGCCGTATGCTCATGACCGGTTTTGAGTTTGGATACGACGACGGTTTGCGCGCGGTCCGCAAGGGCGGCGTCAACGTCAACATGGCCCGCGAGTATGCGTTCCGCGCCCACGATCTCGGGTTCACGATCCACGGCTGTTTTATGATCGGAGCTCCGGGAGAGACGCGCGACACCGCGCGGCAGACGATCGATTTTGCCAAGTCCCTCCCCCTGGACACCGTCCAGATCACCGGAGTGGCCGCCTACCCCGGCACGTCCATTTATAAGTGGGCCAAGGAGAAGAAATTCATTTTGGCCAACGATTGGAAGGAATGGCTGACCGCTGAAAAAGAGCAGAGAACGCTCCTGAATTATCCGCAACTCTCCAGCAATGAGATTGATCAATTCATCGACACGGGCCTCAAGGAATTTTATCTCCGGCCCAAGCAGATGTGGCAGATGCTGATCTCCATCCGCAGTATCGGCGACCTTTTGCGTAAACTGCACGGTTTTAAGGCTTTTGTGGATTATTTCTTCAAGAAGTTCACAGGTATTCTTCGGCGGGCGGAGACGCCTCGGCTGCCGGAGGCAGCCCCTCACTCCACGTGCGGGTCCTGCGGATGTCATTGA
- a CDS encoding 4Fe-4S binding protein codes for MAHVVTEPCVKCRYTDCVTVCPVDCFHEDAEMLVIDPEVCIDCGACIPECPVQAIFTEDDVPEKWKSYISLNREKAKNLPSITEKKAPLAEPK; via the coding sequence ATGGCGCACGTCGTGACCGAACCCTGTGTCAAATGCCGGTACACCGATTGTGTCACGGTTTGTCCCGTTGATTGCTTTCATGAAGATGCCGAAATGCTCGTCATTGATCCGGAAGTTTGCATCGATTGCGGGGCCTGCATCCCGGAATGCCCGGTCCAGGCGATCTTTACCGAGGACGATGTCCCGGAAAAATGGAAAAGTTATATTTCGCTTAACCGTGAGAAGGCGAAGAATCTTCCCAGCATCACGGAGAAAAAAGCGCCTCTGGCAGAACCCAAATGA
- a CDS encoding DUF420 domain-containing protein, protein MTQIFLPSLNACLNGLAAVSLVMGWLAIRQGKKDVHRTWMLLAFACSILFLGSYVTYHVLFPGVTRYQGQGILRPIYYIILLTHTVLAVLVPPMSVAALWHAFHGNFKAHVRITRWFTPVWLYVSITGVVIYLMLYIL, encoded by the coding sequence ATGACACAAATCTTTTTGCCAAGCCTGAACGCGTGCCTGAACGGCCTTGCCGCCGTTAGCCTGGTCATGGGTTGGCTCGCCATCCGGCAGGGAAAGAAGGACGTCCATCGGACATGGATGCTGCTGGCCTTCGCATGCTCAATCCTCTTTCTGGGATCCTACGTGACCTATCATGTCCTGTTCCCGGGCGTGACACGCTACCAGGGCCAGGGAATTCTCCGGCCGATTTACTACATAATCCTCCTCACCCACACCGTACTCGCCGTCCTGGTCCCGCCCATGAGCGTGGCCGCCCTGTGGCACGCCTTCCACGGGAATTTCAAAGCCCACGTCCGCATCACACGATGGTTTACCCCGGTATGGCTGTATGTCTCCATCACCGGCGTCGTGATCTACCTGATGCTCTATATTCTTTGA
- a CDS encoding SCO family protein, whose translation MKTNQRTITAGLLLLTATAALITVYFYLIESKSVPLPEIGVVEEFRLTDTTNRPFGTPELKGKVWVVDFIFTTCGSICPVMTKNMASLYRSYELSPDVEFVSISVNPEQDTPEQLAAYAKKYKADTRKWHFLTGGRESIEGLVQNNFKLNSANDPVMHSGYFVLVDRQGRIRGYFDGTDSEKVRDLFKAIAALAREKGA comes from the coding sequence ATGAAGACAAACCAACGGACAATCACCGCGGGGTTGCTGCTGTTAACCGCGACCGCCGCATTGATAACCGTTTATTTCTACCTCATCGAAAGCAAAAGCGTTCCTCTGCCCGAGATCGGAGTTGTGGAGGAATTCCGCTTGACCGACACGACCAACCGCCCCTTTGGGACCCCTGAACTGAAGGGGAAAGTTTGGGTCGTCGATTTCATTTTCACGACCTGCGGCTCGATCTGCCCGGTCATGACCAAGAACATGGCCTCGCTGTACCGCTCGTATGAATTATCGCCGGACGTCGAGTTTGTTTCCATCTCCGTGAATCCCGAGCAGGACACGCCGGAACAACTGGCCGCATATGCCAAAAAATACAAAGCGGACACGCGAAAATGGCATTTTTTGACCGGGGGGAGGGAGTCCATCGAGGGGCTGGTCCAAAACAATTTCAAGCTCAATTCCGCCAATGACCCTGTCATGCACAGCGGGTATTTTGTGCTGGTGGACAGGCAGGGAAGGATCCGGGGTTATTTTGACGGGACGGATTCTGAAAAAGTCCGGGACCTTTTCAAAGCCATCGCCGCACTCGCCAGGGAAAAGGGGGCATGA